Part of the Hevea brasiliensis isolate MT/VB/25A 57/8 chromosome 16, ASM3005281v1, whole genome shotgun sequence genome is shown below.
ATGGagtcaatttataatttaatctatAGCATGTAACATAGATAATAAGTTAAGCCTCATATGTTGTATAACACATAGAGTcaatttataattgattatgtaGCACGTAACATAGATCATAAATTATGTCTCATATAGTGTATAGTACATAAaatcaatttataattaattatgtagCATGTCACATAGATCATAGGTTAAAACTCATATAGCTAATTTCAAATTGATCAATTTAATAGTTGACTATATGACATGTTACATAGATCATAGGTTAAGCCTCATATAGTGTATAGTACATAGAGTCAATTTATAATTTGATCTGTAGCATTTAACATAGATCATAGGTTAAGTGTCATATGGTGTACAGTACATAGagtcaatttataatttaatctgtAGCATGTAACATAGATCATAGGTTAAGTCTCATATAGTGTATAGTACATAGAGTcaatttataattgattatgtGGTATGTCACATAAATCATAAGTTAAGGCTTATATAGTTTATAATACATAGAGTCAATCTATAAGTGATTTTATGGCATGTAACAAAGATCAAAGGTTAAGTCTCATATATTATGTATAGTATATATAGTCAATTTTTTACTAGATTAAAGATTTGTATAAACTCTTGCTAACTCCAATAACATTAGGTACACATTCATGCCATGAAGTGTAAATTTCAGGATTAGCACCTTCAAAAACAACATAATACTTTTGTGTTTTCCTTTCTTTAATCATAGTaagttgaaaaatgaaaaaataatagaaaaaacaGATTCAAAAGAATGATGTTATCTTGTTTGAAGATGAAAGCAACTCTAAAGATGAATCTAATGAAAAAAGAAGGGAGTGGAAAAAATAAGATGAAGATGAAGAaagtgaaaaattgaagattaaaaTAGAGGGAGCCTTCTGATAAAAAAGAATAAGAAGATGAATATATTTTAATGGAGAGAGGGGGGCATACAGAAAGAGAGGGTTGACGTTTTGAAGGAATGAGGAATgaagaatgaaaataaataataaaaaaattgagagaAAGGTGATAAATAGAACAATGAGGTGCATAGAAtatgaagaaagagatgaaataaagaagaaaaaattatGTAAAGGTAGAAGAAGTAGAAATGATATAGagatagaaaaaaaattaaagtggtCGACACAAATTAGTTGGTATGTGAATAAAAAGTAGTAATTTACTTTTAGGACTTGTAATGCTTAATGGATGAGAGAGAATTTATACCTTGAAACTTGTAATACTTAATGGATAAGAGAGAATTTATAATTTGAAATTCAAATTCTACGcattattttagaaaaatctttATGAGGGCAATAGTGTAAAAGCATAAATTTTCagtgaataaaattatataaatgatctcattgatttataataaatataGATTCACTTTGATCCCTTAAATTTTTccctaaaatatataataaaatatatttattaaataaataaattttatatgtcTATGTCTTGCCTTTTATGAATATCATGTGGCGGCTTGTGGTTAAACAGCTTACCTTGACTTCAGTCAGATTTATCGTAATCAACTCCAATGCCAAGGGAAGTCAACCCATTTTGTGAGCCATGGATCAAAGGCCCAAGCATGAGTGTGGATCATCGTAGGCCGTAGGGGCCATGGACCAGATTCAGCAGAAGATTTGGGTTGTGCATGTATTCAGGTGGGATTTGGGTGTTCTATAATTCTTTTGTAAATTTCTGTTGGGCTTGTAACTTGTTGGACCAAAATCATTCTCATTCACGTTTTTAAACAAAGAATATCAGATGATAATTACCTGCAAGATGCCATAAAATCATTCTCTTGGaacaaaatgacataaaaattttatttattgaataaattataacatcaattattttttataaatatatatctgtcTGAAATGGAGtttagaattaaattatttattaataatgatCTCTTATGCAAAAATTTGAAAAAGAGCGAAATATTATTTTATCTTaaaccaaaaataataaaattaagtttgtttttttaattttacttctaatgaaatattaattttaatttataactaaaaAATAACGAAGaaattcaacttttttttttttctgttgttgaaaaatttgaaaaaaattatagtCATTAGGCCAATGGATGGATAAGTTATGGGATCACTTTTCTTCCCCTTAAGGCATACTGACCCACATAGAAACTGACAACTAAGAAACTGAAATGCAAGCGTGGCATTTGTTTCAGCCTCAATTCCCATTCTTAGATATGTGTTCTTTAAATTTCTTCCCTATTAACCTTGTATGTATTTCATTGGATTAGGAAAGCAGATACAAATATAAATATGAATATCCTTCCAGAAATGTAATGTATGGccataattttcaaatttctcCAACCATATCTTCTTTTATCCTTCACAGATTCTTTGTTCTGCTTCTGGAATCCCCACAAAACAACATGAACATATGCGAGGTGAAAAAGCGAATTACAGAAGCCGAACAATAGTGAAATTCTTAATATTGAAGCTCGATACAGCATAATACATGGTGGCTCTAAGCCTCCAATCTGTCCAGTTTAGACCAGTTCAACAAAATCCTTCTTTACAGAGATGGAGACCCAGAAATTTTATTAGATGTAGGATTGCAGAGCCCACGGGACAGCCAGCTCCTTTGGGACAGAAAACGAAATACAATGATGGCTTCTTTGAGAAGGCATTCATGACCCTCTTTGCTAGGAAGATGGAGAAGTTCGCGGCTCCAGCCAAGGATGGGATTGAGGGTAAGGAGAAGGGTTGGTTCGATTATGACTACGACAGTTTTGTCGATGTTTCCAGGCGGGTAATGCAGGGAAGGAATCGCTTACAGCAGCAGCAAGTAGTTCGCGAGGTCCTCTTGTCCATGCTCCCTCCAGGTGCCCCTGAGCAGGTGGAACTTTCTCAACTCTTGATCACTTGGTTctgttctttatttatttattttatttgaatggtTAAGAAATGATAGTGTGGATCAATAATTAGGTTCAAGAAAGCTGATAGTCATACAATATTATTAGTTTGTTGATGTTAGGGGAATGAGATTTTCCTTGGAGACGTGTTAAGCTGGAGCCACTGTTTTCTTTGTGTCTCTTGAACATACTTTAATATTTCTACTTTAGCTAGTATTTGTTAGGTAAAAAGTAAAGATGTTCTATGTTTTAAGGAAAATTTGTCCAGATAAAGTTTACTTGTACTAAGGCTAGGTATTGATCTTACACCAGCACTGcatttctttcttctttataaGAAGGAATGGATCAATGAAATGGTTAAGAGAGAGAAATTCTATTCTGAGCTTTCTGATATGAAAttttatgtttactgttcattttCTTGCTTCTGAATTTACAGTTGATTATTACTGGACATTCTGTTGGTGCTAATAAGGCCTTATTAATGAAATGATTGGGCCTATGAGTGATTTGATCAGTCTCACATTTGGCACAAATTATATAAATTGCTTCATTTTCCTATATGTTGTTGCTGCAGTTCAGGAAATTGTTCCCACCAACAAGGTGGGCTGAAGAATTCAATGCTGCATTAACAGTGCCTTTCTTTCAATGGTTGGTTGGTCCTTCTGAGGTAAAACTGACAATACTAGGTCCTTCTATGAATAGGAGCCTTATGTATCTTGCTTCAAGTTGTTTAGCAACAAAGCTAGATATGTTAGTACTAACTCTTAACAAGTTTCCTGCATTTTATATGTTATAATTTAATTAGGTTGTGGAAGTAGAGGTGAACGGGGTGAAGCAAAGAAGTGGAGTTCATATAAAGAAGTGCAGGTAGAAACTCTCTCTCATTTTCAGTATCCCTTGGGTAAGAACAATCTGCCATAGCAAagagaaaaaacaaaaaaaggcACATTTCATGAGAGGCAAGGAATTAAATAATACTTCTGTTTATCATTTATGGTAAATTTTATACAGTAACAGCACTTTTGACAAATTGTTTCTCATCAAGGTACCTTGAGAATAGCGGGTGTGTAGGGCTGTGTGTCAATATGTGCAAAATTCCTACTCAAGATTTCTTTACCAATGAATTTGGACTTCCATTAACCATGACTCCTAGTAAGTACATTGGTCCATCAAATAGTGCATTCAAAGTTAATGCCATATTTGGATTTATAGCAATTTGTATGGATATGTGTGTGGTTTAATATCAGATTTTGAAGATATGAGCTGCGAAATGGTGTATGGACAAGCTCCACCTCCATTTGAAGAGGATCCAGCATCCAAACAGCCCTGTTTTGCAGATATTTGTAAGTTTTCAGTCCAGGTTTAGTACTTGGTTAATGGCCACTGCCCTGCTCTCTAACTATAATTATCACCTGCAGGCTCCATTGCGAATCCCAACTCCAATGTTTGTCCTAAGCTACAGGCTTGAAAAGATTTTGCTTCTAATTGGTTTAGTTTGTGTTGTACCTGAAAAAAGAATTTGATGTATGCCTATCAGACAAGGCCCTTTGCTTCATACAAGGATGATATATTCCCGCAGAAGATTTATTCTAGGCAGGAGTTGTAATCTCAATGAACTGGTAGTCTGTTATTTATAAGCCTTAAAAAGGATCCGAACTCTAGTTCTATACAGATAAGACTAAATAACAATATACTACTTCCTGTCCCTTCTTCTTTGCAAGTTTATTCTTCTATGTTGGAGTTGGGCATCCCACATCAGTGgccaaaatagaaaaaaaaaatataaaagatggAGCTCATCAAGCTCAATAAATGTGAAGTCCATCAAACCCAATTTGATAAAATATAGAAGCCCTCATGGGCTCACCCAAGAAAGGAATTGTCATCGAAAACTTTTTTGATTAATAGATCCATATGTTTTTTAACCAAATTGCAGGATGAATGACCATACATTGTCATAATTAGATAATTAAAGCTCTAGCTATATGAAGAAAGTTATACTTACTCCTAGAAATGGAGCAAACTTTTTTCCTGGAAGGTTTTCTGCGATTTTCCTTTTATCTGCTTTTACATTTTGTATCAAAAGCAAAGGAAGTGCATCAATATTTGAGCATAATATCCCACTCTCAActgattcaaataattttaagaattatagtatccttgttaaagtttttaagtaACCCCTAACTCATCTACTTAAATAACTAGTAATCATTTAGGGTAAAGTGGTTTAATATGTCAGTTAGACATGTGTGTTACAGATTCTCTCAACTGCTTAACAATATACCACAAATTAGAATGGCAACTTTCTTGAAAATTCGACCTTTCTTAAAAATCAAACCCAAAAATTTTACATCTCAAAAACACTTCCGTGTACAATTCCAACAATTAAATTCATCATACATGTTTTTCTTTTCAGTTTTTCCTCACCTTGGCCATGGTCTTCATGTGACTCTTCAGGTTTTCTTCAAAGATAAATTCAGTTCAAGCAAGAAGCGTTACACAAGAATCTCCCCTTATCTAATAAAGACAGCCTATGAAGTTCAGTACAAGTAAGAGTAGCTGCAAGAATGTCTCTTctctaaataactcaaataacagtaattctctaaaaaaaaaaaaaaaaaaaaaaactcaagtcCAATCTTGTTGTAGTCCATGGAAATTTCTTATGAGTATGAACCagcaaaacaaaaaataaatggGTCAGAGGTTCACCGAGTAACCAGGTATGAACCCGGTGAGGAGCCTCCGACGCTCAAGTTAGAGCTGATATGAGAGAATAATGTTATTAGATTGATTAGAGAGAAAGAACATACCTTCATAGATGATCTGATCTCTTTATTATTAGCTtacataattatatatttatatttctatttatagTGCCTAATTATAGGCATTACTGTATTTAGCAATTCTACCAAGattatttatctttaatgaagattcttttcttttattgagtGGGTCTTACAGCGGTTGAACCAACTAAACAAGTCGTATAGCTGAACCATTAAATATGTTTAGGCTCATAGACTATCCGAAAACCTAAGTTACTTGGTcaaatatacacacacacacacacgcgaaTCTTTAGGTTCATTATactcaaataataaagttttggccaTCGCTTTGTAATTTTTGGAGTGCAAACTATTACATTGGACTTGGTAATGGCAGACTATCCCCTTAGCTGAATTTTCACCTTTCATTTATTTATCCTGGCAGACTATTGCCTTTAGTAGGCTAagcaattttattttttagtcaTGGCGGAATATCATTATGGATGGGCTAAGCACCTTCACTTTATTTGGCCTAGCGGACAATCGCCATGGATGGGTTAAGCACCCTTTATTTTATTTAGCCTGGTAGATTATTGCCGTGAATAAGCTAAGTATCCTTTGTTTTAGCATGGTGGACAATCGTCATGGATGGGTTAAACACCCTTATTTTCAtttacaaaaataatattttatacaaGTGTTTTTGTGAAGATAATTCCATATAATATATGTTGTAAATTTGCTCAATAGTTTTATCAAATAATATGATGTATAAAGTGTATATTGCACATATTACAACTAACAAATGGATGACAAATTTGTAATAATAGACTGATGGCACCATAAAATACAATATCACAATGTCCAATTTCCCATCAGTTACAAATAACGCAAGAAAAACAATCGAACCTATAAATAATTCGATTCtcatgtttatttatttattttcatttaaatgtCAAAtctttgtaaaataaaatataaaaatatcacttgaagcacatggATTATATATAGGCACATAATAGGAAAGAAGAAATAGTGATGTAATGATAAAGCATTTATATTTACTACAAGAAGAATGTCATTGATCGATCATTCAA
Proteins encoded:
- the LOC110631687 gene encoding beta-carotene isomerase D27, chloroplastic, producing MVALSLQSVQFRPVQQNPSLQRWRPRNFIRCRIAEPTGQPAPLGQKTKYNDGFFEKAFMTLFARKMEKFAAPAKDGIEGKEKGWFDYDYDSFVDVSRRVMQGRNRLQQQQVVREVLLSMLPPGAPEQFRKLFPPTRWAEEFNAALTVPFFQWLVGPSEVVEVEVNGVKQRSGVHIKKCRYLENSGCVGLCVNMCKIPTQDFFTNEFGLPLTMTPNFEDMSCEMVYGQAPPPFEEDPASKQPCFADICSIANPNSNVCPKLQA